A part of Arachis hypogaea cultivar Tifrunner chromosome 12, arahy.Tifrunner.gnm2.J5K5, whole genome shotgun sequence genomic DNA contains:
- the LOC112729621 gene encoding uncharacterized mitochondrial protein AtMg00820-like: protein MVRYPISQQISYNALSPKHKAFSLAVATNIVPSNYEEAVAHPCWREVIQSELEALKKNQTWQITIFSHGKRAIGCKWVFRIKFLPDGTIKKYKARLVDKDFTQIESVDFTISPVVRMSTLRVVIALTAAKQWHIKQLDVNTAFLHEDLHEEVYATSTKAATILIGSNLSV from the exons ATGGTGCG GTATCCTATTTCGCAGCAAATTTCTTATAATGCACTCAGTCCAAAACACAAAGCTTTTTCTTTAGCTGTTGCTACAAATATTGTACCTAGTAACTATGAGGAAGCTGTTGCTCATCCTTGCTGGAGAGAAGTTATACAAAGCGAACTTGAGGCTCTGAAGAAGAATCAAACTTGGCAAATCACAATATTTTCTCATGGCAAGAGAGCCATAGGCTGCAAGTGGGTATTCAGGATTAAATTCCTTCCTGATGGAACTATCAAAAAATACAAAGCCAGGTTGGTGGACAAGGATTTTACACAAATCGAAAGTGTAGACTTCACAATCAGCCCAGTGGTTCGAATGTCAACTTTGAGAGTGGTTATAGCCTTGACGGCTGCAAAGCAATGGCATATCAAGCAGTTAGATGTGAATACTGCTTTTCTACATGAAGATCTACATGAAGAGGTCTATGCAACTTCCACCAAGGCTGCAACAATCTTAATTGGCAGCAACCTCAGTGTGTAA
- the LOC112726691 gene encoding GDSL esterase/lipase 5 translates to MKLMMANIGSCIFSLLFLLSLTLFFSPTLGRSINHNRKHVIGLFIFGDSFLDAGNNNYINTTPYDQANFFPYGQTYFNFPTGRFSDGRLISDFIAEYANLPLIPPFLQPGNYTQFYGGVNFASGGAGALVETFEGSVIPLKTQARDHFKKVATWLEHKLGSYEAKMLLSRGVYMFSIGTNDYLSPFLTQSDVLNSFSHSQYVGMVVGNITSIIKGIYKKGARKFVFMNLPPLGCLPGIRIINSDGNGSCLQQLSSLAKLHNQALSLALFKLEKQLKGFKYSLYDFNADVTQMINHPFKYGLKEGKSACCGSGAFRGEYSCGGKRGNKHFELCDKPNEYLFWDSYHLTESAYKQLATRMWAYTTNSHFLGPYTISDFF, encoded by the exons atgaagttgatgatGGCAAACATAGGAAGCTGTATCTTCTCCCTGCTTTTTTTGTTGTCTCTAACTCTTTTCTTCTCTCCAACCCTTGGAAGAAGTATCAATCATAATAGGAAGCATGTGATTGGGTTGTTCATATTTGGGGATTCATTCTTAGATGCAGGGAACAACAATTACATAAACACAACACCATATGATCAAGCTAATTTCTTTCCTTATGGTCAAACCTACTTCAACTTCCCCACTGGCAGATTCTCTGATGGTCGCTTGATTTCAGATTTTATAG CTGAATATGCGAACCTGCCATTGATACCACCATTTCTACAACCTGGTAATTACACACAATTCTATGGTGGAGTGAACTTTGCGTCTGGTGGAGCAGGTGCTCTTGTTGAAACTTTTGAAGGTTCG gtAATACCTCTGAAAACACAAGCTAGAGATCACTTCAAGAAAGTAGCAACATGGTTGGAGCACAAGTTAGGAAGTTATGAAGCTAAAATGTTGTTATCAAGAGGTGTATACATGTTTAGCATTGGAACCAACGATTACCTTAGCCCATTCTTGACTCAATCTGATGTTCTTAATTCTTTCTCTCACTCACAATATGTTGGCATGGTGGTTGGTAACATCACTTCCATTATCAAG GGAATATATAAGAAAGGGGCTAGAAAGTTTGTGTTCATGAACTTGCCACCATTGGGTTGTCTTCCAGGGATCAGAATAATAAATTCAGATGGAAATGGAAGCTGCTTACAACAACTTTCATCACTTGCAAAATTACATAATCAAGCTCTATCTTTGGCTCTCTTTAAATTGGAGAAGCAGCTAAAGGGCTTCAAATATTCTCTCTATGATTTCAATGCTGATGTAACTCAAATGATCAACCACCCCTTTAAATATG GTTTGAAGGAAGGAAAATCAGCATGCTGTGGGAGTGGAGCATTTAGAGGAGAGTACAGTTGTGGGGGTAAAAGAGGGAATAAGCATTTTGAGTTATGTGACAAACCCAATGAATATTTGTTTTGGGACTCATACCATCTTACAGAAAGTGCTTATAAACAATTGGCAACTAGGATGTGGGCTTACACAACTAACTCTCACTTTCTTGGGCCTTACACTATTAGTGATTTCTTCTAA